From the genome of Panulirus ornatus isolate Po-2019 chromosome 51, ASM3632096v1, whole genome shotgun sequence, one region includes:
- the LOC139764811 gene encoding uncharacterized protein isoform X1 encodes MLKYILFASLAGSACAAGDIDISTQLYVVAGVLGGVCLILSIASIVHSVLIVSLQGKVTVLRRSLTASSAMAGVDAEVGPPPRLRDDNPIKRDMRYAYEGKDEYRRNDGPADHYRRPQDGYRMERFTGDPYHNDRHYSGGPVPPPRPTHRQDTRTNGYY; translated from the exons ATGCTGAAATACATCCTCTTCGCAAGCCTAGCGGGCAGCGCCTGCGCG GCTGGCGACATTGACATCAGTACCCAGCTGTATGTGGTGGCCGGGGTGCTGGGCGGCGtctgcctcatcctctccatcgcCTCCATCGTTCACTCCGTCCTCATCGTCAG CTTGCAGGGCAAGGTGACGGTCTTAAGGCGATCCCTCACGGCTTCGTCTGCCATGGCAGGAGTGGACGCCGAAGTCGGACCTCCGCCACGCCTTCGAGATGACAACCCAATCAAGAG AGACATGCGGTACGCCTACGAGGGAAAAGACGAGTACCGTCGCAATGACGGCCCAGCTGACCACTACCGCCGTCCACAAGACGGCTACAGAATGGAAAG GTTTACTGGTGATCCCTACCACAACGACCGACACTATTCTGGAGG ACCTGTGCCTCCCCCACGGCCAACCCATCGTCAGGACACCCGTACTAATGGCTACTACTGA
- the LOC139764811 gene encoding uncharacterized protein isoform X2, whose translation MLKYILFASLAGSACAAGDIDISTQLYVVAGVLGGVCLILSIASIVHSVLIVSLQGKVTVLRRSLTASSAMAGVDAEVGPPPRLRDDNPIKRDMRYAYEGKDEYRRNDGPADHYRRPQDGYRMERPVPPPRPTHRQDTRTNGYY comes from the exons ATGCTGAAATACATCCTCTTCGCAAGCCTAGCGGGCAGCGCCTGCGCG GCTGGCGACATTGACATCAGTACCCAGCTGTATGTGGTGGCCGGGGTGCTGGGCGGCGtctgcctcatcctctccatcgcCTCCATCGTTCACTCCGTCCTCATCGTCAG CTTGCAGGGCAAGGTGACGGTCTTAAGGCGATCCCTCACGGCTTCGTCTGCCATGGCAGGAGTGGACGCCGAAGTCGGACCTCCGCCACGCCTTCGAGATGACAACCCAATCAAGAG AGACATGCGGTACGCCTACGAGGGAAAAGACGAGTACCGTCGCAATGACGGCCCAGCTGACCACTACCGCCGTCCACAAGACGGCTACAGAATGGAAAG ACCTGTGCCTCCCCCACGGCCAACCCATCGTCAGGACACCCGTACTAATGGCTACTACTGA